From the genome of Oxyura jamaicensis isolate SHBP4307 breed ruddy duck chromosome 2, BPBGC_Ojam_1.0, whole genome shotgun sequence, one region includes:
- the FBXO43 gene encoding F-box only protein 43, with amino-acid sequence MSDSHSITFNILKRNRLTSPSSNFRYSNFKDTCSPSVFMDSRCNDPEVEHKETPSATSLSSLLENSGHIQPNTLWSVSSSIEKEMNSISLSERREANRSTDIFETPKVSRKGSLLRRRLLLSKATPAGTPVGSCERQDSSSGSGRKKIFSSVSSSEEKPSQTASGSSKENSCKHLTTSTSETEDSSPNCPKRRLSFSQQRTSTLDESKSKDPLSLETECLSPIQCKDVSVSNTSEFGESVLMSVNEGLLQTPTYSALPETKESKFLTSVDRLVENFNFELCNRNTPLVKLVSYPNLSTPEDSGYNSLHLDKSGDLSSDYEGSFQELFQKHEDSKIPDSKRKARKLERVRRLSTLREQGSQSETEDHHGSPNSEYMLTEERNVSEDHGVFLKEQTTEDLVVNYTDLSRTPALQIVHEICLQRQRSGQNQASENIDGTGIFALEHVLSGLIGKKMGLEKLDILTELKYRNLKHVLAIVLDALTVESLCSIWKVSKNWREIIVQDKSADRRRKSYIKQLKEEAGEYLLKAEDAATRLNVLNRSALRRVQAQARTPVPTPPSHIELTPRRCNSVPQLTSRQEEYIKAAKTLFTDEALKPCPRCQYPAKYQLVKKRGLCSREACAFEFCILCLHSFHGSKECNSLSAKRKNKEDAPPGSVQSKRNLKRL; translated from the exons ATGTCGGACAGTCATTCAATAACGTTcaatattctgaaaagaaataggCTAACATCTCCCAGCAGCAATTTTAGATACTCCAATTTTAAAGACACCTGTTCCCCTTCAGTATTTATGGACAGCAGATGCAATGATCCTGAAGTAGAACATAAAGAAACACCGAGTGCAACAAGTTTATCTTCTCTGCTAGAGAATTCTGGCCATATTCAACCAAACACCCTCTGGTCCGTCTCATCAtctattgaaaaagaaatgaattctATCTCTTTatcagaaagaagagaagcaaataGAAGTACAGATATATTTGAAACTCCTAAAGTGAGTAGAAAAGGCTCCTTGCTACGCAGGAGACTGCTTTTATCCAAGGCTACTCCAGCTGGCACACCTGTAGGATCCTGTGAAAGACAAGATAGCTCTTCAGGAAgcggcaggaaaaaaatattctcttctgtttcGAGCTCTGAAGAAAAACCTTCACAAACTGCCTCAGgttcttcaaaagaaaacagttgcaAGCACCTGACAACTAGCACTTCAGAAACTGAGGACTCTAGTCCTAATTGCCCCAAGCGGAGACTGTCCTTTTCTCAACAAAGGACTTCTACGCTAGATGAGTCCAAAAGTAAGGACCCCTTATCACTAGAAACAGAATGTTTATCACCAATTCAGTGTAAGGATGTTAGTGTTAGTAACACTAGTGAATTTGGTGAAAGTGTCCTTATGAGTGTTAATGAGGGGTTGCTTCAGACTCCTACTTACAGTGCATTACCTGAGACCAAAGAGAGTAAGTTCCTGACTTCTGTTGATAGGCTTGTAGAGAACTTTAACTTTGAACTGTGTAATAGAAACACTCCCCTTGTTAAACTGGTCAGTTACCCAAATCTTTCAACACCTGAGGACAGTGGATATAATTCACTTCATCTGGACAAATCAGGAGACTTATCGTCTGATTATGAGGGTTCTTTCCAAGAGttatttcaaaaacatgaaGATTCCAAAATTCCagacagtaaaagaaaagcaagaaagcttGAGCGAGTTAGAAGGTTATCTACTCTTCGGGAACAGGGCTCGCAGTCAGAGACAGAAGATCATCATGGCAGTCCTAATTCGGAATATATgctaacagaagaaagaaatgtcagtgAAGACCAtggagtatttttaaaagaacagactACTGAAGACTTAGTTGTAAATTATACAGATCTTTCCAGAACTCCAGCTCTGCAAATAGTCCATGAAATTTGCTTGCAAAGACAAAGATCAGGCCAAAATCAAGCCTCAGAGAATATTGATGGAACAGGAATATTTGCATTAGAACATGTTCTTTCTGGACTTATTGGCAAGAAAATGGGCCTTGaaaaattagatattttaactgaattaaaatacagaaacttaAAACATGTTCTTGCTATAGTTTTAGATGCTTTGACAGTGGAAAGTCTCTGCAG CATTTGGAAAGTAAGCAAAAACTGGCGTGAAATCATTGTGCAAGATAAAAGTGCAGATAGGAGGAGAAAATCATATATAAAACAGCTGAAGGAAGAAGCTGGG GAATATCTCCTGAAAGCTGAAGATGCTGCCACAAGACTTAATGTTCTCAACAGATCTGCTCTAAGGCGTGTTCAGGCACAAGCCAGAACTCCTGTACCAACACCACCTTCTCACATTGAGCTTACTCCCAGGAGATGCAACTCTGTTCCCCAGTTAACTAGTAGACAGGAAGAATATATAAAA GCTGCTAAAACTCTGTTCACCGATGAAGCTCTGAAACCTTGTCCAAGATGTCAATATCCTGCTAAGTATCAATTGGTAAAGAAACGGGGACTATGTAGCAGAGAGGCCTGTGCATTTGAGTTCTGTATTTTATGTCTGCATTCTTTCCATGGGTCAAAAGAATGTAATAGTTTATCTGCAAAACGGAAGAACAAAGAAGATGCTCCTCCAGGAAGTgtccaaagcaaaagaaatttaaaaagactttaa